A segment of the Necator americanus strain Aroian chromosome IV, whole genome shotgun sequence genome:
CGAtagcaaaaaataatagtgCGAGTATATAATGAGCCTAAtgataaaaagaaatctcAACTGAATCTAGGTAGTGCGAAATggacatacacatacatattcGTTCAATTTATCCTTGTCAAGTTATCCTGAAGCTGATCAGGATTCCACAAACAAGGGCGGTGAGAGCAGTAGGCACCACCTTCAGAGCGCCAAAAGAAACTTGATCTGCGATGattttgcggttttttttttctttttctctcttgatAATGCCAGTTTTTCGTGCATTTTCATCTATTGTAAATAATGGATCCACATTACGTATACATATCACAATCGTAATGTTTGTTCTAAATTCTCATTATTCTCATTCAGGTCATTGAAGAAATGGATAATGAattgaaataagaaattttttcaaaaaaataacacagtAGTCGTTCCAGTTCTCTGCCACCTGCTGTAATTTAAAGCAACTTGATTTCACTTTGATTGATACTTCCTACAATGAAATCGTTTGACTGTCGACTACAAAAACAGTTTGTTCAGTTCCACCGTTATTGTTTGCATAACATTTATATTTGAACGTACCCAGTTAACTGTACCTCAACATATTCATTGttgaagaatcgacgataacCCCAAACATCCTTTTTTACCACTTCCCACAAATGCTATTGGTCTCTTTTTCCAGGAAAGAATTGAGTGTTAGAGATTTTAGTGTTCAAAATCCAAAACAATAGCAGCAGTAACAGCACTTAAGGACACTTTCAAAGAATCTAATTCTCAAGCttcttgaatattttattCCACGATTACCTAACGTATATCATTGTGAATAGCAACAAGAAAGTGGTAAACAGAAATCTTGACCGTGAGCGCCGGAATCAGCTAAATATATCCATACCTTTAGTTCGCGATGTTTTGTTTTACAGTCCCcgaaaaaaacttcacttaTGACTCACACAatgcaacgttttttttttcaacatttccagacgtttgttttgcttcgcTGGCAACATGTAGCCATAATGAAATTCTGTTGCTCGGATTTGCATAAGAAATCATAGCAAAAGACTATAACATATGTAGATGGAACTTTCTGTGACACGAGAGCACGTGATCATCTCTCTGGAACCCAGTTACTTTTTGCCGCACTGCATCCACTCAACCGTTTGATAACCTTTCAAACCTGAAATTCACGAATCATATTGTCCAACTGCTCAACCGTTTCGTATGTTCACATAAACAGGATCAGTGTCATTCCAGtcaccttcttttcattcattctcgaCATATCACTTCACTATTCGATGTGGTGAGTAGAAATGATTTCGTTTGCGACGGATAGTCTTATGCTTTACCAGTTCGTAGCTGGTTTGCTTATCCGAACTGGTCTTCGCTCCGTCTCGCTCCCGCCTATCTTAGGCGCACTTCTTAAccgttttttcaattttattaaaaACAACGCGTTGAGCACTCTACAATctctctctgttttttttttgttatttctttatttttcacgcTTTCAGCACTGAGGTTTTGTAAGTGAAAGGCATTTCAAATGCCAACTAAACCTTAGGTTCACttgtataaatatatatgtactGGTATACTAACGAATTCTCTCTTTTAAAGAGGTTCCGAACGTATAGAACGAAGTAAATAAccaattattataatttagcCGTGTAACGCCCTTCCTTGACTAGCGCGACATTCACAAACATTCGCTTTTGGAAGCATCAGTTCAAGTTTCTATTTTCAATTAGTAGCATATACTCATCCGTTCAAGAAAACTCGTCCTTGCAATATTCGACTACGAGTGTTTTTTTCGCATACATCATGGTACaccaaaaagaaggaaaccaTATTTTGTCtgagtcaaaacaaaaaagaaagaagattctGCACCTTTTTTGTGGCTGTGGAAACTGCCGCAGTCCTTCCCGCGGCGGGTAAACAAGTCGTACTTCTCTTACAGAATCTGAAGAAACCCAAGAGTATGTAAAAGAATATGCGTTGATATTGACATATGTTAATGAATTTAGTCGCAGAAGTATAAAAAACTAATACATTCGTGACATTTGTATGCATGTTTTTCGCCAAAACTCAAATGTCTGTTGCTTCGCATCTGATACGAAGATATCATCATTGATCTAGTGGAGATGACGCATAAGTAACTGTTTGCTCAGATCCCATTTTGAGTCTTGGGAATCTCACCTCGgatgtcagtttttttttttgcgaaaccTCAATCATTGAAATGCATGACCATATGGATGTGGATGACCATATCTACATTCAATGCACTACTTCTCACCGATGGTTAATTTTGGGGGTAAACAAAACCCAGGATTCATCACGTTGAATAGTGGTCTTCAATTATGCATCCCTAAGATCTCAGGGGAGCATGCAGCTTCAGAACCCAGGACGCACCTAATCATTGCAGATATGTCTAAATCGAGAGCGGTCGTTATCGTAAGTGTTGCTGCCGCGGCGATCTTCTGGTTTTTCGGATATGTCGACAATATCGCTTCAACAGCCCATAGTGACTACATGACTGCTGAAAGCTCTACAAATTCCAACATCGGTTAGCCTTTGAAGTTTCTTCTGAAAGGATATTTTTGGTACTAATCGATGCTTGAAGAGGAGAAAACGGAAAAACCGACTGCAACGAAGAATCCTCTCGATGGTTGTATACTTCCGAACTTTGATCCATGGGATGAAGAGATAATACCAGTTAGTGAAATAATGCTTGCATTGAAAATTAGAACTTTCTGATTAGTTAGAACTTCAATCGCTGACCAAACTTTTCTGGAACATCGTTTGTGGAAGAATAATCAGCAAAATTCGGCCCTCATAGTGTTACGATTGTGGTGTGGCCATCGCTGACTCCATTCTGGCTGCAGACATGAATGAATACGGCGAGGGACCCACCCATCATAACCCTTAGCTTTATCATTTTGAATGTCGTTCCaggcgcagctgcttacgcaagaTCACGAAGCTCCTAGTCATTTTGACCTGAACATAGCAGCACGGCTCGACGCATTTTCGGTGATATGTGCGCTGACCTTTCTCTACAGTAGGAAAACTGTAAACGACTATAGTCGCGAGAGATTCTTAACAAAACTACTGCCAAAGTAAGAATGTACTGAAAACATTGCAACACATTCGATggataaaggaaaaatgagtGTTAAAGTTAATGaacatatagttgggtcaaaaggacatgaagtacggtgtaGTTGCACGAGCAGTCGCGCTGCAGCAACGCGGTTTTTGATCGCCAGCAGACGCACTGTGAGCGTTTTGTTTGGCAGTTTACCAAGTTTTGCAAAATGATGTCACCCTAGTTTGTCACTCTACTCCAAATTTTTGTTACACAAAATGGAGTGCGCTATGAGTGACCGCTATGAGAGATAagttagacaaaaaaaagagaataattcAGTATGTCAACCAAGACTACAACCCTCTGAGGAAGTGCAACCACAGCTTCAAACCGATGACAAGTCTTCGAAATGGGATTGTTACAGTACGTGCGAAGAATGTTTCTTGTTGGGGAAGGTGAGCTGTGCTTTACTTATATTCCAGCAAGTTACGTATGTACATGTGCTTTCTACACCCCATCTAGGAAGTACGGGTGCACGcaaaaactttgttttctcATGAATATACGCTACCTGATGACTCTCTTTATTCTGACAAAACAGAAATCTAAAGAATGACAGAATAAGGGTGCGCTAGATCCGAACTGTTTGAAGATAATTTGCTAGAAATCCCGGCACATGGACATCGAGGGGAGCTAATGTCGCTCCTGCCCATGTGTAGAGACCGTATCTTGCTGGACAATGATAATagtgttattttctttcagcgGGGCCTAGCCAGTAATTCGTCTTCGTTTGTCGTCTTGGCTAACATCAACAGCGTCAGCCCAAATGTAAGAAGCAGGCTAATTTTTTCCAGCCACGCTTTACTTATGCACGTATGGTATGTGCACATAGTCTATCTGGTACGATGACACTGGTGCTAAAGGCATTCAACCACAAGTGGTACTGGAGTTATTTTGGAGGAGAAGTACGCCCTCTTCCCTTCCAGCCACTTTTGACTTACGGCTGCTGCCAATTCAGAATCAACCAGCTAGTATTGCTCTTTCGACAACCTGGTTGAGGCGTTGCCGCAGGCCCACTGCCTTCTGCGTCGTTCTGGTTCAGTTGAGTGCGCATacatcaaaggcatcacttcacgaatctcgggtggtacggatttcaagcgGGTAATGCCTGTATGAGGTcgcagattgtggggaagagggtgattccgttcatctctccctgtatcagtgtaaacggacgaccccgaacgctgtttctcatgacggcttctgttgcaatgcgcaacctttGCCCCCCGACCCGGCCTGcaattcgtccgaatgggttttcgacgaatcgcaggcggagggCAAAGGTGgggcgctgcaatagaggacgtaaCAAACAGCGTTCGGGGTCGTCTGTTTGCACTGATACAAGAagagatgaacgaaatcaccctttccccacaatctgaggcgtgtgcacacggctggcgcgctccagtcagactcgctgtggaaaatagcgcgccggaacgctcgaagtcgtatcttcagggctgttttttacggcaattaggaagaaataggcagaatcaccctcctttccataatctacgactccgtataagcataatccacctgaaaccggcaccactccagattcgtggagtgatgcctttaagataagGCTTTTCCCAAGCCGTTTTTCTAAATGATAGTGAATCGGGGGTGCTCAAGCTCATTCGGGTTAACTACACCAATATCCCTTCCCACTAGTGGAGACATTATAACACCTTATTTCGTAGTGTGCTCCCTCTATCTGTGCAGGACCCATTGACGGTGATTGTGGTGtgactatagtcgggtcaaaacgacatgaagaacggacggttgcgtaaacggctgcgctcgaaggggcgcggtgaagacagcggttggaatcgaggtgggaccttggCAAACTGTAGAAATGGGTgtcggtagcgaggatccttacacggtTCCGCTGCGCTCATtcgcgccgcttacgcaactgtccgttcttcatctcgttttgacccaactatgcaATACATTCATCAGAAACTCCAATATAGTTGGTATAAAAAACTGATTATCTTAACTGCGATATGTTTTCCCTCTTAATCTTACGCGATAGTTTGGAAAACTAGAAGTGTGCAGTGTTGTTCATTGCAATCCGACTGTGTTCCCTCATCGTCCAGTTAACAGGTGGCGgaagtatagtagagtcaaaacaacacgaagcgcggtgcggttgcgttgcgttcgaagcggcgcagggAGAGCGTAggggttaggatcgagtgaggacccttgctatcatcgttcattgctgcagttcgcgatggtcccaattCCTCCGCtttctccatcgcaccgcttcgaacgcagccgcttacgcaactgcaccgtgcttcatgtcgttttgacctgactatactcGAACAACACACAAATGAGTGTCAACTGCAGTGTAACTCTTACACTACTTTGCTTCTTATACGTAGTACAACAAAATGATAAGGACGGGGAGAGCAATATGTAATGTTAGTTTTTTAGGTGCTTAACCCGACACTCTGATACGCGGAACAAGCGTGGCCGATGGGTTAATGTAGATGATGCTGACTTCAGATGCGACATTGTGGAGACAGTTTGCAAGAATGACCAAGGCAAAGGCGTCTATCAAATGGTACATGCACAAATAATAGAGAAGTAAGTAGCAGTGATATAAAGCATGGTATGAAAGTGTGGATTCGGAGAAGATGGGTTGCGGTTAACAGCTTCATCAATTTTGACCCTGATTTCTATGAGTTGTTATGTGTTCTATGTAGCAGTTCTTAGAAATTTATCATTGGAGGAGAATAATTTAGGGATGATTCAAAACCGTACAGGAACATAGGTAGGAACGATAAACATGATGTCTACGTCATACTGCTCGACTCCATAGCATCCACCCAAGGAACGAGGTATCAAAACCTGTTTACATAGCGAAATATTTCGCCACAATAAAGTAGGACCAGCTCCTACGTATTATATGCCTGCTCAAGGATAAAGCAGTAACTTTCAGGAATTTACCACAAACACTGCATTTCTTTGAGAAATCTATGCAGGCTGTTTCATTCCCACACATCAACAAAGTAGGACTAAATAGTCGACCTAACGGTGTAGCATTGTGGTTCGGTGGGTTATGTACAGATACACGAGTCCTAAGGTGAATATTTCCCTTAAGgcaaaagaatggaaaaggtGAGCCGGAAAATTTTCAACCTTCCCGATCTGGAGCCAGATTGGACGTACGACTATTTTTGTAAGAGATACGTGGACAACGAAACATTTTTGCTGAAAGAGTTCTCAGAGCAAGGATATAAGGTGACCTCTGAAGAGTTTTTGTTGTCATATAGccattatttcatttgtttgtttgtgtgatCGTATATCAGCTGCCAATATTTTGGTATGATGCGGAAGTGGATAGAAGAATAAAGTGCCTGCCGCTGATCAATCCGCGTGGGATTCGCCAAcgcgtccacttcaattcagaatcgcctGAGATTTTTGAATTAGACTAATTATTAGGTATCCTGTACAAGGACTTGGGGGATCAGCTAATGACGCAGACAAGTCTCGTAACAACTTGTCGACttcggagagatgaaaggcttgtttGTCTCtagtttcgaactatcgacctTGCAGTCGCAGCGTAACCTCTTCccaactgcgctacagccGCGCCTTTGCATTTTCACAAAgactgatcaacgccgtgcgcTGTTGTAAGTGAATGGTTTATAAGATGACAATTGTACGCATGATTACCCTTTCCACTTCGTTTGCGATCTTATCTTTGCCACACATAAATCCGCTATAACTGTTTCCTATGCGATTCTACGCTCTGAAGAAATGAAGTCTTccctaagaaaaagaatgaagtgaggcattggttgtttttttttttttgctaatatgGGAAGTTAGAGGAAGCGCTTCCCACGTTCTTGACGTTGGGATTTCTCTATGAGTAGGTGACAGTAAAGAGTTGCCTAGTCCACGGGAGTGACAAAAAacacgctcaatttcctccAAATCCAGAAGATTGCATATGTTAGTTCTGCGCGTTTTTCTCTCCCATAGGATgaatagttgggtcaaaacgacctgaagcatGATACAGTCGCGTAAACGGCGCAGCGAAGAGTACCTACTaggatcgagttgggaccactgcgaactgcagcaatgagagGAGCTATCatgggtcctcactcgatcgtaacagctgcgctccaccgcttcgagcacagccgttTACGGCGCTGCTCAGTGCTTCATCGGCAAACTGTATAgccggcatgaagcacggatagTTGCCGTAAATGGCTACGCTCGAAGGGGTGCGgtgaagacagcggttggGATGGAGGTGGttccatggcgaactgcaaagATGGGTgacggtagcgaggatccttacatgttcccaaccgctacgctgcaccgagcgcagccgcttacgcacgCTGTTCGTGCCTCACGCTTTGACTCACCTATACCTTAAAGATGTCAACATCGACAGTTTCGCGATACGCTATCTTTCGCAGACATTGCTCGCCGAGGACTGGATGATGGGAACTCTTAACTGGCCAAAATGCAAAGGATTCGATAAACAGCCGACTGACCACTATATGAGGTTGGCATTTAAACAATCACCACAATTTTCATATCGTTGTGGCAATTGACAAAACATTATAGGCCTTTCCAAATTGCTCTGGAGCGAAACGTAGCACAGCTCTTAAAAGATACGTATGCCCCATCAAACTGCATTGAACAACACCAAGACGTTTTGCGCTATCTACAGGACTTCATAAATTCTTATAATGGTGAGAAATTGTGATGACAGAAGACTGTTGAACTATGTGCAAAGGAAAGAGAACTACTCTGTAAGATGAAGATACTTGTGGTAAACGGCACTGAGTGCTAACACTAATTTTCTGCTTCTGAGGAATTCCGAAGATTGGGTGGATTTGGCTATCGCTACTTGGTCATGATCATGAAAGCGGTGTGATCCATGCAGACTCTGActttcaacgctttcttcttcagaacaaaaagaaggtAAATAGGATTCTAAGACTTTGGTAAATACTTGCGCCATCTTATCATGTTTGAAAACAACACTTCAATAGAAATGTTTCAAGAATTATATGTGATGGGGTTTTACAAGTGTAGCTATAGTTTACAGAGAGATCCTAtgaattctttcttcttccttggCCACAGACACTAATAATGCTGCCGGTAGATAAGCTGGGAGAGAAATTCATCTTAATGAGAGTAGTTTATTAAACGTAAACTCATTTCATTAGCAGCAATGGAATGCCATGCTACGTCATGGTGCATTCAGAACacatgttctaaaaaaaatacacctATTCTTAAAGAAGGGCAAGAGTAAAATGAATCCTAATTTCTAAAATGACTTCAATTTGAGAACTAAAACTCTTGAATAAATTAGGTTTGGCATCTACAGCGTCTTCTCATTTAGCTCGATGAGTCGTTCGTTATCATCCTTGGAGATCATGGCTTGCGTGGAGGTTtggttagttcttttttcacgtaacttttatatataatatacaagtaaataaataaatatatatacgtatacgtTATGTATTGGAGGGTcgaaatgacgtgaagcacggtgcaattacgCTCTATCTACTTATTTCTCTtaataactttagcttacatgtcatggaTCTTCCAAGACAAATGCTTAGATCTTAGCGCCCCGATTGATtaagttatttacttccagaaataaggatgGCACTGAGTGACCCCTCCCCCTTCCCCCcagctacattttacccatTTTACCcgaatcgagttgggaccatcgcgaactgcaacgaagAATGGTGGGAGCAAAGGTCCTCCCACAGTTGCAACCGcaacgctccatcgcaccgcttcgagcgcatctgCTTACGCAATTAAAcagtgcttcacgtcgttttgacccgactatataagTGTCGTGGGTTTCAACGACTCGTTAGATCTCAGGTCACCCACACGAAACTTGGAAGCGTGGAAATGAGCAATCCTCTGTTTTACATGTCTGTCCCGAAAAAACTTCGGAAGACCACTGATATTTTATCTATTCTGCGGAAGAACGCTAAGAAATTACAAACGCATTACGACATCCGCGCCACCTTGCTCGATATTTTGAAGGTacgcttttttgtttctaagaaAGTTGCTCTGACGAGTGATGAATTTAATTCGTGTTGTCTTTATGTATATATCTTAGTTCTCCTCGGAGGCAGCATTCCGAGCGCATATGCAAGATGCGAAATGTTTCTACCGGGTAACTTCTGTTCAATTCATAGGCATGAAATACTCCCAGATCCGACAAAGCAAACCATTACGTATCGATCCTCTGGTAATATTCGTAATAGTAGCAAAATTTGACTGGAAAGAACATTAATCACGCATAAGTACACGTAAAGGTGTGGAGCAATTCCAATGTCCATCAACTGAATTCTTCGAGGAGACGCTATGAAAACTAGAGGAACTACTAAACCATCCGAAAGGATGTCATAAGACAAGGATAATGAACTATGCTAATCTAACTGTGTACAATTACACCAAAAAATGGAGCAGAAATCCAGTCCCTACAAACAACAATCTTAGAGATACCCtaacaagaaaacagataATGAATCCTTTGAGGAGAACTACTATAGGATTCATCTTGATCATGCTctattttacgaaaaaaagaggatgaaaaacgagtaaaaacagaaaaaaactccaataAGTTTGTCGTGCTCGGTGGAGACGAGTCAGTGCCAGCTGACAAAAAACGGGTCGTGACAATGGAACAAGTTCGATGCCATCTGCTTGCAGCAGTAAAAGCCGCTATAAAAGTGGTCAAGTACAGATAGCAAATAAATAACCATAATGAAAGGCGGACTGCTTCCGTTTTACTTAGTTCCAACGTGGCATTTTCAGACACCTTTCATGTGATCCTTGCCTTTTTAGGAAACACAGTTGTTTTCAAGTggcatagttgggtcaaaacgacccgaagctcggtgcagctgcataactggctgcgctcgaagcggtgaagaggagcgtagcggttagtgggaaaatgtagttgaggcgGGAGGGGAGAGGGGATTTAGTGACCCCATTATTTCTGGACgttctatcttacttttttcttttagtaactttagcttgcttgtcatagatcctctaagaataATGCCTAGATCCTAccgaaataagggcgccattgagtgcccccccccctctaactacattttacttGCGGTAGGGATCTAGTGTAGAAGGGGGACCTTGTTGGCACCACTCAACACCTCCGGTTCGATTTGAAGTCGGTTTGAAGCTAGCGGTGGTCCCACCCGATCCCAATCGGtacgctccatcgcgccgcttcgagtggaCTTTGTTACACAGCTGGACAGAGCTTCAGACCTTTTGACAGTTGCCAATGGGTACACAAACAGGTATAATCTGTGATCAGTCAATCATTCTCTTGCTAGTAATGTTTTTCAGTACCAACCCAATTCGAGTTTCACAGACAGAAGTTTTATGACGATGAAAGGCGAATATGGTACATCCTTTCTCAGGAATCAGCCAGAATTTGAGAGAACGTGCAAGAGCTTACCAATTCCCATCTCGTACTGCACGTGTCAATATCCAACGAAGGCAATAAAAAGGTATATCCTTTCGCAAAGGTTGCTATATAAGCAAATGCTATATCGTGAAACAAAGTTGCTGAGAAACTAAAGTTACAAACAGTTCAAAACCaccttaaaggtagcatagaacgaaactgacgtggtgagagaatccgcgtgagaagctagagatggggttgtagattgcagaatcCAGGGTAGTTCAGCTCATTTCATCTTAATGAcgtggaagacgccgttttttcaaACGAACATTAGGGTTCACGATCACAGTTGCAGCCGAACGCGAACCAACAAACGCGTAgtccttgtgcatgcgccgcataaAAGTGCGAATTGAAGATCAGTTATGTCTTCTCAACAGGGTATTTGAGTGGAGCCAAtgagtaggctgctgagggaacccgagcgtgtacaaggatggtgcgttctaacgcaccctGTAGAAGCAAACGTATCTCTGAccctttttacgacgattagggagagatggtGGAACTACCCCGGACCCCGCAATCTACACTCTTACCTCTAGCTTTTGCGGATTCCCtcaacacctcagattcctggtatgctgcctttaaacgtgtTTCAGTTGCGTGGACAGCTAGGCGCGAAGTGTAACAGTGGATTCAGTTGGTTATAGATGGGAACGAAGCTAGATGCCCGCATCTCCGCAGTCCAACTGGAGCCTGCGATATTCTCGCATCCAGCACAACCGCTATCCTTTATTACtgtaaaatgataaaatggGGGAGAGAGGGCGAGAAAGGTCTTTGTGCTCATACATTCGGACATTCTAAACAAGTTTGTgtgggcggtcgttaggtacttGCAGCCAAATATGTGCGTgtagaagaggctgtcggtagaCCGAAGCAGGTATATCGAAGGGTagctgtgatcactaagccacgcccatccataaccacatcactgaggtcatgtACCGTggtttgtattgcaataacGTGATAGATCTGACTTCTAGGAAAGTTCAAAGAATGAAAGGCAACAACGTAGCAAcgtggaaaggaaaaatgaagaaaaaaacgtagaaaatgaaaatgctaaaaatgaggCCAAAACGTAGAAGATTagtacaaaaaacaaaacatcagaaaaaataactgaagcagaaaacgttccaaaataaaacttaaaaGTTGTAAAAACGAGAACTTAGTCGTTGGAAGACGTATATTTGTGATTGAAGaaactatatagaagatatatttgtatttatatataGCATTTAATGCACGTATGATACTGCAATAGTTTCTACAAgttttgatttgtttgttttacacaaataaaacactatctatttctgggatttcgtgtgcaatcgttCGATGTATCCCTATACGTACGCGATCGATACTTCGTACAGAAGCAATACCAGAGATAGGGTGCTTCCTCGAGGGATGTTTCACACTTCATTAGACGATGAGTGGCAAAGAGGCAAGATGCGATGGGCGGGGCATTAGGCAGACGTAGCGCTATGTTCTTCTGACGCTATTAACTCCTGCGCAGCTCAATTAACGATCGCGATTGGCAGTCGTTTTCCCTAACTATAAgttgtcgcggaggctgcAGATAACTAAACGTACGTATCCCAAGTTTGTATTTCATTCCTCGAGATACAGAGCAGCTATAAGTAGGGTCACTGCCCTACTTACATGCGCCGTCATACATATTTCGTCACTGATGTTTTACTAAACAACAAGGAGGTCAACTATCCGTCCAAATCGCACCTGTGAAAAAAATCGCGCGTTCCGAAATTGTCTTTGTCCAGTTCAGTGCAAGTGAAGTTTCACGCCATTGTCCTTCTTTGTTTCACAGTATTCTAAGCGCACCTATTACAGTCCTTTTTGCTTCATCAATTTTTGTAAACCTTCCCGACCAACCAGTATCTGAACACGTCCATAAAACTTGTTCCCTAGATAAGataatcggatcaaaacgagtgaagctcggtgtagctgcataagcggctgTACTCGAAGCTGCGCGGTGGAGGTGGAGCGGGTaggatcgaggtgagaccattgATAGCTTCACTTGGATTGCAGCGAGGCAGATAGAGGCCCAATTCGACCAAAATCGCCCACTCTACCGTGCTGCTTCGTGCCCATTTGCTTACGCAAGTGAACCGAGCTTTAGAACTGATGCTACCGTAGTTGCATAATCTTGATTTGGCTGCATTAGTAGTTTTAGAAGCAGTGGGGTTGCTGAGAAACTTAAATAGCAGGTTTAATGGATGAGTTTCTTGGAGGCATCCCTAGTTTTATGCGTTTAGTAAAATCAGGACCACCACAAGCAGACATGGCTACctactaaacgcaatcaagcATTAGCGTGTATGAACTGGGAatgtacgagctatataacctgtaTTTTCATATGGCTCAAAATTCTCATACATTGCATTAAGGttctgtcgtccagcacatcacCAAAGCCGTATTAACCGGAAAGGTCAGCTACCTGAAGGGGATATGGAATTtatggcaacaaccattcgttttgTTACGCTAAACTGCCGAATActgtcaagtgaactccaaca
Coding sequences within it:
- a CDS encoding hypothetical protein (NECATOR_CHRIV.G14608.T2); this translates as MEVTSISAIYAQLSLIVQKTETFFSNEFSYEAPHNVSHIGDVSDMSKSRAVVIVSVAAAAIFWFFGYVDNIASTAHSDYMTAESSTNSNIEEKTEKPTATKNPLDGCILPNFDPWDEEIIPYVNQDYNPLRKCNHSFKPMTSLRNGIVTVRAKNVSCWGRCLTRHSDTRNKRGRWVNVDDADFRCDIVETVCKNDQGKGVYQMVHAQIIEKDDSKPYRNIGRNDKHDVYVILLDSIASTQGTRNLPQTLHFFEKSMQAVSFPHINKVGLNSRPNGVALWFGKRMEKVSRKIFNLPDLEPDWTYDYFCKRYVDNETFLLKEFSEQGYKTLLAEDWMMGTLNWPKCKGFDKQPTDHYMRPFQIALERNVAQLLKDTYAPSNCIEQHQDVLRYLQDFINSYNGIPKIGWIWLSLLGHDHESGVIHADSDFQRFLLQNKKKLDESFVIILGDHGLRGGLVTHTKLGSVEMSNPLFYMSVPKKLRKTTDILSILRKNAKKLQTHYDIRATLLDILKYQPNSSFTDRSFMTMKGEYGTSFLRNQPEFERTCKSLPIPISYCTCQYPTKAIKRSSQVAEEAGKSLMGYINSYIKKFDPSKQCEELKFRYIISIYTYTPEEVTKTYQISVKALPPSNGEFKGIVRQTSKGFEMVSPSVERLNRYGKKGDCTVDWLKHLCHCKS
- a CDS encoding hypothetical protein (NECATOR_CHRIV.G14608.T1), translating into MSKSRAVVIVSVAAAAIFWFFGYVDNIASTAHSDYMTAESSTNSNIEEKTEKPTATKNPLDGCILPNFDPWDEEIIPYVNQDYNPLRKCNHSFKPMTSLRNGIVTVRAKNVSCWGRCLTRHSDTRNKRGRWVNVDDADFRCDIVETVCKNDQGKGVYQMVHAQIIEKDDSKPYRNIGRNDKHDVYVILLDSIASTQGTRNLPQTLHFFEKSMQAVSFPHINKVGLNSRPNGVALWFGKRMEKVSRKIFNLPDLEPDWTYDYFCKRYVDNETFLLKEFSEQGYKTLLAEDWMMGTLNWPKCKGFDKQPTDHYMRPFQIALERNVAQLLKDTYAPSNCIEQHQDVLRYLQDFINSYNGIPKIGWIWLSLLGHDHESGVIHADSDFQRFLLQNKKKLDESFVIILGDHGLRGGLVTHTKLGSVEMSNPLFYMSVPKKLRKTTDILSILRKNAKKLQTHYDIRATLLDILKYQPNSSFTDRSFMTMKGEYGTSFLRNQPEFERTCKSLPIPISYCTCQYPTKAIKRSSQVAEEAGKSLMGYINSYIKKFDPSKQCEELKFRYIISIYTYTPEEVTKTYQISVKALPPSNGEFKGIVRQTSKGFEMVSPSVERLNRYGKKGDCTVDWLKHLCHCKS